In the genome of Bacteroidota bacterium, the window CTTTAATACACTGGCTGCAGCGCTTGGTGAAGCTGATCTTGTTAAAACCCTCAAAGGCAAAGGCCCATTTACCGTATTTGCACCAACGGATGAAGCATTTGCCAAATTGCCTAAAGGCACGGTGGAGTCGTTGCTCAAGCCCGAGAATCGTGACCAATTGGTGAGCATCCTCACGTATCATGTTGTTAAAGATCGCGTACGGGCAGAGGAAGTGGCTGGACTCCGGAGTGCCGGTACGGTAAACGGTCAGCGCGTCGAAATTGCTATTGAAGACGGTCAGCTATTCCTCGACAATGCGCGGGTCACAGCAACGGATATTCGTGCAAGCAATGGCATTATCCATGTTATAGACGAAGTGCTGATTCCTGAGACCAAGCTGATTCCTGAAGTTGCGAAGGGGGCCAAGGTGTTCGAAACCCTGCTTGCTGCTGTAAAAACAGCCGGCCTGGCAGATGCACTTTCTGGTGCGGGTCCGTTTACCGTATTTGCGCCAACAGACGATGCTTTTGCCAAACTTCCAGCTGGTACGGTGGAGGCGTTGCTTAAGCCTGAGAACCGCGATCAATTGGTCGATATCCTGAAGTATCATGTGGTTGAAGGCCGTCTTTATGCTGATGATTTCTTTCGGCGCGGCCGTGTAAATACGCTCCTAGATGAGCGCGTACAGGTGAAATATGGCGATAATGCTTTTCGGGTGAACAACGCCAACGTCATTTCTACTGATATCGAAGCCGGCAATGGCGTCATTCACGTGATTGATGCTGTACTCCTGCCGAACACGGGCGCGTCAGCTTCTTCTGAAGCTACTGATATCATCCGATTGGCTATTGAAAGAGGTGTGCCCCTTTTTAACCAGGGTCAGAAAGCGGCCTGTGCAGCAATCTACGAAGTGGCTGCAACATCTGTGCTTGCATTGCCTTCGGTACCGCGTGAAGCCAAGCGTCCGTTGACGGCAGCTTTGCGAGAAATTCGGTCTACACACAGCAGCAGCCGGCAGGCGTGGATTCTTCGCGAGGCACTGGATAGCAGCCTGGCTCGACTCGATGAGATGATGACCAACTAAGGCGTTTTTCAATTAGTGTATCTATCTCGACTGTTGTGTAGTACAATTTTTAGTGAGGAGTGAGGAGTGAGGAGTGAGGAGAATGTCTCGTCCTGCTATAGGTTTACAGCAAAGCAAGTAAACCATGGAAAAGCGAGTAATAAAGCGCTATGACGAT includes:
- a CDS encoding fasciclin domain-containing protein; amino-acid sequence: MKKVTLSLYGLAFMLLISLSPATALAQHRSDIVETAVAAGTFNTLAAALGEADLVKTLKGKGPFTVFAPTDEAFAKLPKGTVESLLKPENRDQLVSILTYHVVKDRVRAEEVAGLRSAGTVNGQRVEIAIEDGQLFLDNARVTATDIRASNGIIHVIDEVLIPETKLIPEVAKGAKVFETLLAAVKTAGLADALSGAGPFTVFAPTDDAFAKLPAGTVEALLKPENRDQLVDILKYHVVEGRLYADDFFRRGRVNTLLDERVQVKYGDNAFRVNNANVISTDIEAGNGVIHVIDAVLLPNTGASASSEATDIIRLAIERGVPLFNQGQKAACAAIYEVAATSVLALPSVPREAKRPLTAALREIRSTHSSSRQAWILREALDSSLARLDEMMTN